In the genome of Pseudomonas protegens, one region contains:
- a CDS encoding EAL domain-containing protein encodes MKQKRTFATPRLLGIVWPFIAVVLFQALLGGLSLYVLSAVRGYVAGESLWSKGQKDAIYYLNLYADSRDEGTFLKYQNAIAVPQGGHELRVALDRQPPDLEAARLGILKGGNHPDDVPSLIWLYLNFRHFSYLEKAIDLWTVGDGYLLQLDTVAREMHRGIGSNNASEADVQRWKSQIFAINDGVTPAAKAFSDALGEGSRVILRLLLVTNLATALVLIALALLRTHMLLAQRHAFADALQLEKERAQITLQSIGDGVITTDVEGAIAYMNPAAEELTRWKAEQAVGLPLAALFNLLDENAQTDGFTLIEHILSGQLSGGSEHSKLIQRLDGSTVSVTLVGAPIRNAGKVSGTVLVLHDMTQERQYIANLSWQATHDALTGLANRREFEFRLEQALHNLIRQPARHALMFLDLDQFKLVNDTCGHAAGDELLRHICALLQSGLREGDTLARLGGDEFGILLENCSPEAAEKIAEGLRQTVQNLHFVWKGRPFVTTVSIGLVHIAQTPTTLEASLRAADMACYMAKEKGRNRVQVYHADDSELSLRFGEMAWVQRLHMALEENRFCLYSQEITALGHTEREGGHVEILLRLHDEAGRMILPDSFIPAAERYGLMTSLDRWVVQNVFKVIAQCIAEGREGPMAMCAINLSGITIGDDEFLDFLREQFIVYGVPPQMICFEITETSAIANLGSAIRFINELKGLGCHFSLDDFCAGMSSFAYLKHLPVDFLKIDGSFVKDMLDDPINRAMVEVINHIGHVMGKRTIAEFVETPQIEQALLEIGVDYAQGYIVERPQLFTCDSLQCRPVRPRPLLFKAPGTFR; translated from the coding sequence ATGAAGCAAAAGCGGACTTTCGCAACGCCGCGGTTGTTGGGCATCGTCTGGCCCTTTATCGCCGTGGTGTTATTCCAAGCCTTGTTGGGCGGCCTCAGCCTCTATGTCCTGTCGGCAGTGCGTGGTTATGTGGCCGGCGAAAGCCTGTGGTCCAAAGGCCAGAAGGACGCCATCTACTACCTCAATCTGTACGCCGACAGCCGCGACGAAGGCACCTTTCTCAAATACCAGAACGCCATAGCCGTGCCTCAGGGCGGGCATGAGCTACGGGTGGCCCTGGATCGTCAGCCGCCGGATCTCGAGGCGGCGCGGCTGGGGATTCTCAAGGGCGGCAATCACCCGGATGACGTCCCCAGTCTGATCTGGCTGTACCTCAACTTCCGCCATTTCAGTTACCTGGAAAAGGCCATCGATTTGTGGACCGTGGGCGACGGCTACCTGCTGCAGCTCGATACGGTGGCCCGCGAGATGCACCGGGGGATCGGCAGCAACAACGCCAGCGAAGCCGACGTGCAACGTTGGAAGAGTCAGATCTTTGCCATCAACGATGGGGTCACACCGGCGGCCAAGGCCTTCAGCGACGCTCTGGGAGAGGGCTCGCGGGTGATTCTGCGCCTGTTGCTGGTGACCAACCTGGCCACGGCGCTGGTCCTGATTGCCCTGGCGCTGCTGCGCACCCACATGCTGTTGGCCCAGCGCCATGCCTTTGCCGACGCCTTGCAGCTGGAGAAAGAGCGTGCGCAGATTACCCTGCAGTCCATTGGCGACGGGGTGATCACCACGGATGTCGAGGGTGCCATTGCCTATATGAACCCGGCCGCGGAAGAGTTGACCCGCTGGAAGGCTGAGCAGGCGGTGGGGTTGCCCCTGGCTGCCCTGTTCAATCTGCTGGACGAGAATGCCCAGACCGATGGGTTCACCCTGATCGAGCACATTCTCAGTGGCCAGCTCAGTGGTGGCAGCGAACATTCCAAGCTGATCCAGCGCCTGGATGGCAGCACGGTTTCGGTGACCCTGGTGGGCGCGCCAATCCGTAATGCCGGCAAGGTCAGTGGCACGGTGCTGGTGCTGCATGACATGACTCAGGAGCGACAGTACATCGCCAATCTGTCCTGGCAGGCGACCCACGATGCGCTGACCGGGTTGGCCAATCGCCGCGAGTTCGAGTTCCGTCTGGAGCAGGCGCTGCACAACCTGATCCGCCAGCCGGCCCGGCACGCATTGATGTTCCTGGACCTGGACCAGTTCAAGCTGGTCAACGACACCTGTGGGCATGCCGCCGGAGATGAGTTGCTGCGGCATATTTGTGCGCTGCTGCAGTCGGGTCTGCGGGAAGGTGACACCCTGGCGCGGTTGGGGGGCGACGAGTTCGGGATTCTCCTGGAAAACTGCTCGCCGGAGGCCGCGGAAAAGATTGCCGAGGGGCTGCGTCAGACCGTGCAGAACCTGCACTTTGTCTGGAAGGGCCGGCCGTTCGTCACCACGGTGAGTATCGGTCTGGTGCATATCGCCCAGACCCCGACCACCCTGGAGGCGTCATTGCGAGCGGCGGACATGGCTTGCTACATGGCCAAGGAAAAAGGGCGCAACCGGGTTCAGGTCTACCATGCCGACGATTCCGAGCTTTCCCTGCGATTCGGCGAAATGGCCTGGGTCCAGCGCCTGCATATGGCTCTTGAGGAGAACCGCTTCTGTCTCTATTCCCAGGAGATCACGGCCCTGGGTCATACCGAGCGTGAAGGTGGCCATGTCGAGATTCTCCTGCGCCTGCACGACGAGGCCGGCCGGATGATCCTGCCGGACAGTTTTATCCCGGCGGCGGAGCGCTACGGCCTTATGACCTCTCTGGATCGCTGGGTGGTGCAGAACGTATTCAAGGTCATTGCCCAGTGCATCGCCGAGGGGCGTGAAGGGCCCATGGCCATGTGCGCGATCAACCTGTCGGGGATCACCATTGGCGACGACGAGTTTCTCGACTTCCTGAGGGAGCAGTTCATTGTCTATGGCGTACCGCCGCAGATGATCTGCTTTGAAATAACCGAAACCAGTGCGATTGCCAATTTGGGCAGCGCGATCCGTTTTATAAATGAACTCAAGGGCTTGGGCTGCCATTTTTCGCTGGACGACTTTTGTGCGGGAATGTCGTCGTTCGCTTATCTCAAACATTTGCCTGTAGACTTCCTCAAGATCGATGGAAGTTTCGTAAAGGATATGCTGGACGACCCGATTAACCGCGCCATGGTCGAAGTGATCAACCACATCGGTCATGTCATGGGTAAGCGCACGATTGCCGAGTTTGTCGAAACGCCGCAGATAGAGCAGGCCTTGCTTGAGATCGGCGTGGATTATGCTCAAGGCTACATTGTTGAACGCCCGCAATTGTTTACCTGTGACAGCCTGCAGTGTCGGCCCGTGCGACCACGGCCCCTGTTGTTCAAGGCGCCCGGCACCTTCCGTTGA
- a CDS encoding BolA family protein, producing MTMQQRIEAALGALQPEHLQVLDESHMHSRGLETHFKAVLVSEQFAGLNSVKRHQKVYATLGELMSQFHALALHTYTPEEWSKIGVAPASPTCAGGSKH from the coding sequence ATGACCATGCAACAACGTATCGAAGCGGCGCTCGGGGCATTGCAGCCCGAGCACCTGCAAGTGCTGGATGAAAGCCACATGCACAGCCGTGGCCTGGAAACCCACTTCAAGGCGGTACTGGTCAGCGAGCAGTTCGCCGGCCTCAACAGCGTCAAGCGCCACCAGAAGGTCTACGCCACCCTGGGTGAGCTGATGAGTCAATTCCATGCGTTGGCGCTGCACACTTACACCCCCGAGGAGTGGTCGAAGATCGGTGTGGCTCCGGCTTCGCCGACCTGCGCTGGGGGCAGCAAGCATTAA
- a CDS encoding rhodanese-related sulfurtransferase translates to MTQPIVVAALYKFVTLEDYVSLREPLLQAMLDNGIKGTLLIAEEGINGTVSGSREGIDGLLAWLKNDPRMIDIDHKESYCDEQPFYRTKVKLKKEIVTLGVPGVDPNKKVGTYVEPRDWNALISDPEVLLIDTRNDYEVSIGTFEGAIDPKTTSFREFPDYIKANFDPSKHKKVAMFCTGGIRCEKASSYMLSEGFDEVFHLKGGILKYLEEVPQQESKWQGDCFVFDNRVTVRHDLSEGDYDQCHACRTPVSVEDRASEHYVPGISCPHCWDKLSEKTRRSAIDRQKQIELAKARNMPHPIGYNYKQSSSEA, encoded by the coding sequence ATGACACAACCCATTGTCGTGGCGGCACTGTACAAGTTCGTCACCCTCGAAGATTACGTCAGCCTGCGCGAGCCCCTGCTGCAGGCCATGCTCGATAACGGCATCAAGGGCACCCTGCTGATCGCCGAAGAAGGCATCAACGGCACGGTTTCCGGCAGCCGCGAAGGCATCGACGGGCTGCTGGCCTGGCTGAAGAACGATCCGCGCATGATCGATATCGATCACAAAGAGTCGTATTGCGACGAGCAGCCGTTCTACCGCACCAAGGTCAAGCTCAAGAAAGAGATCGTCACCCTGGGCGTGCCCGGCGTCGACCCCAACAAGAAAGTCGGCACCTATGTCGAGCCCCGGGACTGGAACGCCCTGATCAGCGATCCCGAAGTGTTGTTGATCGATACCCGTAACGACTACGAAGTCTCCATCGGTACCTTCGAAGGCGCCATCGACCCCAAGACCACCAGCTTCCGCGAGTTTCCGGACTACATCAAAGCCAACTTCGACCCGAGCAAACACAAGAAGGTGGCGATGTTCTGCACTGGCGGCATCCGCTGCGAGAAGGCGTCGAGCTACATGCTCAGCGAGGGTTTCGACGAGGTGTTCCACCTCAAGGGCGGGATTCTCAAGTACCTCGAAGAGGTGCCGCAGCAAGAGAGCAAGTGGCAGGGCGACTGCTTCGTGTTCGATAACCGCGTCACCGTTCGCCACGACCTGAGCGAAGGCGACTACGATCAATGTCATGCCTGCCGCACTCCGGTGAGCGTCGAGGATCGCGCCTCCGAGCACTATGTGCCCGGTATCAGTTGCCCGCATTGCTGGGACAAACTGAGCGAGAAGACCCGCCGCAGCGCCATTGACCGGCAGAAGCAGATCGAATTGGCCAAGGCGCGCAACATGCCGCACCCGATCGGTTACAACTACAAGCAATCTTCCTCCGAGGCTTGA
- a CDS encoding thiolase family protein: MREVVIVDSVRTGLAKSFRGKFNQTRPDDMAAHCVNALLARNGIDPASVEDCIVGAGSNEGAQGFNIGRNVAVLSALGTGTAGMTLNRFCSSGLQAIAIAANQIASGCSDIIVAGGVESISLTMKSVNTDNLINPLLKEQVPGIYFPMGQTAEVVARRYNVSREAQDLYSLQSQQRTAQAQAAGLFRDEIVPMTVKYKVEDKNTGQVQILDGVVDRDDCNRPDTTLENLAALKPVFAEDGSVTAGNSSQLSDGASMTLVMSLERALALGLKPKAFFRGFTVAGCEPDEMGIGPVFSVPKLLKAKGLSINDIDLWELNEAFASQCLYARDRLEIDNAKYNVNGGSISIGHPFGMTGSRQVGHLVRELQRRNLRYGIVTMCVGGGMGATGLFEAVR; encoded by the coding sequence ATGCGTGAAGTGGTGATCGTCGACAGCGTACGGACTGGCCTGGCCAAGTCCTTTCGCGGCAAGTTCAACCAGACCCGTCCGGATGACATGGCCGCTCACTGCGTCAATGCGCTGCTCGCCCGCAACGGCATCGACCCGGCCAGCGTCGAGGACTGCATCGTCGGCGCCGGCTCCAACGAAGGGGCCCAGGGTTTCAACATCGGCCGCAACGTCGCGGTGCTCTCGGCCCTGGGCACCGGCACGGCGGGCATGACCCTCAACCGGTTCTGCTCCTCGGGGCTGCAGGCGATCGCCATCGCCGCCAACCAGATCGCCTCCGGCTGCAGCGACATCATCGTCGCCGGCGGTGTCGAATCCATCAGCCTGACCATGAAGAGCGTCAACACCGACAACCTGATCAACCCGTTGCTCAAGGAGCAGGTGCCGGGCATCTACTTCCCCATGGGCCAGACCGCCGAAGTGGTGGCCCGGCGCTACAACGTCAGCCGCGAAGCCCAGGACCTGTACTCCCTGCAAAGCCAGCAGCGTACCGCCCAGGCCCAGGCCGCCGGTCTGTTTCGCGACGAAATCGTGCCGATGACGGTCAAGTACAAGGTCGAGGACAAGAACACCGGGCAGGTGCAGATCCTCGACGGCGTGGTGGATCGCGACGATTGCAACCGTCCCGACACCACTTTGGAGAACCTCGCGGCCTTGAAGCCGGTGTTTGCCGAAGACGGTTCGGTGACGGCGGGCAACTCCTCGCAGCTCTCCGATGGCGCCTCCATGACCCTGGTGATGAGCCTGGAACGGGCCCTGGCCCTGGGGCTCAAGCCCAAGGCGTTCTTCCGTGGCTTTACCGTGGCTGGCTGCGAGCCTGACGAGATGGGCATCGGCCCGGTGTTCTCGGTGCCCAAGCTGCTCAAGGCCAAGGGCCTGAGCATCAACGATATCGATCTGTGGGAACTCAACGAGGCGTTCGCCTCCCAGTGCCTGTATGCCCGTGACCGGCTGGAGATCGATAACGCCAAATACAACGTCAACGGTGGCTCGATCTCCATCGGTCACCCGTTCGGCATGACCGGTTCGCGCCAGGTCGGGCATCTGGTGCGTGAGTTGCAGCGGCGCAACCTGAGGTACGGCATTGTCACCATGTGCGTGGGCGGTGGCATGGGGGCAACGGGGCTGTTCGAGGCTGTGCGCTAG
- a CDS encoding DMT family transporter: MHVSSGRWVYGLFLALLTALLWGILPIKLKQVLQVMDPVTVTWFRLLVSGGCLFFYLAAVGRLPRWRALGPKGAWLVPISVLGLVGNYVLYLMGLNLLSPGTAQLVVQMGPILLLIASVFVFKERFSLGQGLGLLVLLLGFGLFFNQRLTELLTSLSDYTAGVLTILAASAVWTFYALGQKQLLSVWNSLQVMMVIYLFCALLLTPWVHPLEALELSPLQGWLLLACCLNTLIAYGAFAEALAHWEASRVSATLAITPLVTFAAVAWAAWVWPEYVHAEQINGLGYGGALLVVLGSALTALGPSLMAGLRARRQRVAAG, from the coding sequence ATGCACGTCTCGTCCGGTCGTTGGGTCTATGGCTTGTTCCTCGCCTTATTGACCGCGCTGTTGTGGGGCATCCTGCCCATCAAGCTCAAGCAAGTACTGCAGGTGATGGACCCGGTGACCGTGACCTGGTTTCGCCTGCTGGTGTCCGGCGGCTGCCTGTTTTTCTATCTGGCGGCGGTGGGGCGCTTGCCGCGCTGGCGCGCGCTCGGCCCGAAAGGGGCATGGCTGGTACCGATCTCGGTCTTGGGGCTGGTGGGCAATTACGTGCTGTACCTGATGGGCCTGAACCTGCTGAGCCCGGGCACCGCGCAACTGGTGGTGCAGATGGGGCCGATCCTGCTGCTGATCGCCAGCGTCTTCGTGTTCAAGGAGCGCTTCAGCCTGGGGCAGGGCCTGGGCTTGCTGGTGCTGCTGCTCGGTTTCGGGCTGTTCTTCAATCAGCGCCTGACCGAGCTGCTGACCTCCCTGAGTGACTACACCGCTGGAGTTCTGACCATTCTCGCGGCTTCGGCGGTCTGGACCTTTTATGCCTTGGGCCAGAAGCAGTTGTTGAGCGTGTGGAATTCATTGCAGGTGATGATGGTGATCTACCTGTTCTGTGCACTGTTGCTCACCCCGTGGGTGCATCCCCTGGAGGCTCTGGAGCTGAGTCCGTTGCAAGGCTGGCTGTTGCTGGCCTGTTGCCTGAACACCCTGATTGCCTATGGCGCCTTTGCCGAAGCCCTGGCCCATTGGGAGGCGTCGCGGGTCAGTGCGACCCTGGCGATCACGCCGCTGGTGACCTTTGCCGCGGTGGCCTGGGCGGCCTGGGTCTGGCCGGAGTACGTGCACGCCGAACAGATCAATGGCCTGGGTTATGGCGGGGCGTTGCTGGTGGTACTGGGCTCGGCCTTGACGGCGTTGGGGCCGTCACTGATGGCGGGGTTGCGCGCTCGGCGCCAGCGGGTTGCTGCGGGGTGA
- a CDS encoding DUF2059 domain-containing protein yields the protein MTRFRAICTAVVLVCASGQVLADTASHNASAEAFLTLAHADKLGTPVYMQVQQMFAQRFEQTKAPESKRALLETYQAKANAALDQAIGWNKLKPDMVKLYTSNFSESELKDLVAFYQSPLGKKVLEKMPQLTQQSAQMTQAKLESAVPVVNKLLADMTAELEPKAAPAKKK from the coding sequence ATGACCCGTTTTCGTGCCATCTGTACCGCGGTTGTTCTGGTGTGTGCCAGCGGCCAGGTTCTTGCCGATACCGCCAGCCACAACGCCAGTGCCGAGGCCTTCCTGACCCTGGCCCATGCGGACAAGCTCGGTACGCCGGTGTACATGCAAGTCCAGCAAATGTTCGCCCAGCGTTTTGAACAGACCAAAGCCCCCGAATCCAAACGTGCCCTGCTGGAAACCTACCAGGCCAAGGCCAACGCCGCCCTGGACCAGGCCATTGGCTGGAACAAGCTGAAACCGGACATGGTCAAGCTCTACACCAGCAACTTCAGCGAGTCCGAGCTCAAGGACCTGGTAGCGTTCTACCAGTCGCCACTGGGCAAGAAAGTCCTGGAAAAAATGCCCCAGCTGACCCAGCAATCGGCGCAGATGACCCAGGCCAAGCTGGAAAGCGCGGTGCCGGTAGTGAACAAGCTGCTGGCCGACATGACCGCCGAGCTCGAGCCCAAGGCTGCACCGGCGAAGAAGAAGTAA
- a CDS encoding DsbA family protein yields the protein MCSWCWGFAPVAQALAEQAQAAGVELHLVVGGLRTGSGSALEPNTRRYILEHWQAVQQATGQPFTFAGALPDGFVYDTEPACRAIVTARSLAPDCAWKLLGLIQRAFYVEGRDVTLASVLVELAEQAGVPRIEFAEAFDRAEQHAATAADFTWVQDLGIAGFPTLLAERNGQLALLTNGYQPLSELSPLLGRWLERAACA from the coding sequence ATGTGTTCATGGTGCTGGGGTTTTGCGCCCGTGGCCCAGGCCCTGGCAGAGCAGGCCCAGGCCGCCGGCGTCGAGCTGCATCTGGTGGTGGGCGGCTTGCGCACCGGCAGCGGCTCGGCGCTGGAGCCCAACACCCGGCGCTATATTCTTGAGCACTGGCAGGCGGTGCAGCAGGCTACGGGGCAGCCGTTCACCTTCGCGGGCGCCTTGCCCGATGGCTTTGTCTATGACACTGAACCGGCTTGTCGGGCGATCGTCACCGCCCGGAGCCTGGCCCCGGACTGTGCCTGGAAACTATTGGGGCTGATCCAGCGGGCGTTCTATGTCGAAGGCCGTGATGTCACCCTGGCCAGCGTGCTGGTCGAGCTGGCGGAGCAGGCCGGGGTGCCGCGGATCGAATTCGCAGAAGCATTCGACCGGGCCGAGCAGCACGCGGCCACGGCAGCGGACTTCACCTGGGTCCAGGACCTGGGGATCGCTGGATTTCCCACCTTGCTGGCGGAGCGCAACGGCCAGTTGGCGCTGCTGACCAATGGCTATCAGCCGCTGAGCGAGTTGTCGCCGTTGCTCGGGCGCTGGCTGGAGCGCGCCGCCTGTGCCTGA
- a CDS encoding class II fumarate hydratase — protein MNRIETDSLGQVEVPEQAYWGAQTQRSLINFAIGNERMPLAVLHALALIKKAAARVNDRNGDIPADIARLIEQAADEVLAGEHDHQFPLVVWQTGSGTQSNMNVNEVLAGRANELAGNPRGGKSPVHPNDHVNRSQSSNDCFPTAMHIAAAQAVQSQLLPAITELSGGLAELSARHMKLVKTGRTHMMDATPITFGQEISAFIAQLGYAERAIRSALPAVCELAQGGTAVGTGLNSPHGFGEAIAAELAALSGLPFVTAPNKFAALAGHEPLTTLSGALKTLAVCLMKIANDLRLLGSGPRAGLAEVKLPANEPGSSIMPGKVNPTQCEALSMLACQVMGNDVAIGFAASQGHLQLNVFKPVIIHNLLQSIRLLADGCSNFQRHCIAGLEPDPLQMATHLERGLMLVTALNTHIGYDKAAEIAKKAYAENLTLREAALELGYLTDEQFDAWVRPENMLEAGKQG, from the coding sequence ATGAATCGAATCGAAACCGACAGCCTGGGCCAGGTTGAAGTCCCGGAACAAGCCTATTGGGGCGCGCAGACCCAGCGCTCGCTGATCAACTTCGCCATCGGCAACGAGCGCATGCCTCTAGCAGTGCTGCATGCCCTGGCCCTGATCAAGAAAGCCGCCGCCCGGGTCAACGATCGCAATGGCGATATCCCCGCCGACATCGCCCGGCTGATCGAACAGGCCGCCGACGAAGTGCTGGCCGGAGAACATGACCATCAGTTCCCCCTGGTGGTGTGGCAGACCGGCAGCGGCACCCAGAGCAACATGAACGTCAACGAGGTACTGGCCGGCCGGGCCAATGAACTAGCGGGCAATCCTCGGGGCGGCAAGTCGCCGGTGCACCCCAACGATCACGTCAACCGCTCGCAAAGCTCCAACGACTGCTTCCCCACCGCCATGCACATCGCGGCGGCCCAGGCCGTGCAGTCCCAACTGCTGCCGGCGATCACCGAACTGTCCGGCGGCCTGGCCGAACTGTCGGCCCGGCACATGAAGCTGGTGAAGACCGGACGCACCCACATGATGGATGCCACGCCCATTACCTTTGGTCAGGAAATCTCCGCCTTCATCGCTCAACTGGGCTACGCCGAGCGTGCCATCCGCAGCGCCTTGCCTGCGGTATGCGAGCTGGCCCAGGGCGGCACCGCCGTGGGCACCGGACTGAACTCGCCCCACGGTTTCGGTGAAGCCATCGCCGCCGAACTGGCCGCGTTGTCCGGCCTGCCCTTCGTCACCGCCCCCAACAAGTTCGCGGCGCTGGCCGGCCACGAGCCGCTGACCACCCTGTCCGGCGCGCTGAAAACCCTCGCGGTGTGCCTGATGAAAATCGCCAACGACCTGCGCCTGCTGGGCTCCGGTCCACGGGCGGGACTGGCCGAAGTCAAGCTGCCGGCCAACGAGCCGGGCAGCTCGATCATGCCCGGCAAGGTCAACCCGACCCAATGCGAAGCCCTGTCGATGCTGGCCTGCCAGGTCATGGGCAACGACGTGGCGATCGGCTTTGCCGCCAGCCAGGGCCATCTGCAGCTAAACGTGTTCAAGCCGGTGATCATCCACAACCTGTTGCAATCGATCCGCCTGCTGGCCGATGGCTGCAGCAACTTCCAGCGGCACTGCATCGCCGGGCTGGAGCCCGATCCCCTGCAGATGGCCACGCACCTGGAACGCGGGTTGATGCTGGTGACCGCGCTCAACACCCACATCGGCTACGACAAGGCCGCCGAGATCGCCAAGAAGGCCTATGCCGAGAACCTGACCCTGCGAGAAGCCGCGCTGGAACTCGGCTACCTGACCGACGAGCAGTTCGATGCCTGGGTGCGCCCGGAAAACATGCTGGAGGCCGGGAAACAGGGCTAG
- a CDS encoding ABC transporter ATP-binding protein, with protein sequence MVDRLSWGEIRRLALHHRKSLWIANGVAVLATLCSVPIPLLLPLLVDEVLLGHGNAALQVMNRFLPQGWQSAAGYIGLMLLATLILRCSALVFNVVQARLFAGLAKDIVYRIRVRLIERLKRISLGEYESLGGGTVTTHLVTDLDTVDKFVGETLSRFLVAMLTLVGTAGILMWMHWKLALLILLFNPLVIFATVQLGKRVKHLKKLENDSTSRFTQALTETLEAIQEIRAGNRQGYFLGRLGRRAEEVRDYAVASQWKSDASGRASGLLFQFGIDIFRAAAMLTVLFSDLSIGQMLAVFSYLWFMIGPVEQLLNLQYAYYAAGGALTRINELLARADEPQYSGGADPFLGCETVGIEVRGLSFGYGDERVLDNLNLSIAPGEKVAIVGASGGGKSTLVQLLLGLYTPQTGVIRFGGATQQDIGLETVRDNVAVVLQHPALFNDTIRANLTMGRERNDNACWQALEIAQLDSTVRALPQGLDSVVGRSGVRLSGGQRQRLAIARMVLAEPKVVILDEATSALDAATEYNLHQALTRFLRGRTTLIIAHRLSAVKQADRVLVFDGGQIAEDGDHQQLIADGGLYAKLYGHLQQVR encoded by the coding sequence ATCGTCGATCGTCTGAGCTGGGGTGAAATCCGTCGTCTGGCCTTGCACCACCGGAAATCGCTGTGGATCGCCAATGGCGTGGCCGTGCTGGCCACGCTGTGCAGCGTGCCGATTCCGCTGTTGCTGCCATTGCTGGTGGACGAGGTGCTGCTGGGGCATGGCAATGCTGCGCTGCAGGTCATGAACCGGTTCCTGCCTCAGGGCTGGCAGAGCGCGGCGGGCTATATCGGCCTGATGCTGCTGGCGACCCTGATCCTGCGTTGCTCCGCCCTGGTGTTCAACGTGGTCCAGGCGCGGCTGTTCGCTGGTCTGGCCAAGGACATCGTCTACCGCATCCGTGTGCGCCTGATCGAGCGGCTCAAGCGTATTTCCCTGGGGGAATACGAAAGCCTGGGCGGCGGCACGGTCACCACTCACCTGGTCACCGATCTGGACACCGTGGACAAGTTCGTCGGGGAAACCCTGAGCCGTTTCCTGGTGGCCATGCTGACCCTGGTGGGCACGGCCGGCATCCTGATGTGGATGCACTGGAAGCTGGCGCTGCTGATCCTGCTGTTCAACCCGCTGGTGATCTTTGCCACGGTGCAGTTGGGCAAGCGGGTCAAGCACCTGAAGAAGCTGGAAAACGACAGCACCTCGCGCTTCACCCAGGCTCTGACCGAGACGCTGGAGGCGATTCAGGAAATTCGAGCCGGCAACCGACAGGGCTACTTTCTCGGCCGCCTGGGACGGCGTGCCGAAGAGGTGCGCGATTATGCCGTGGCCTCGCAGTGGAAGAGCGATGCCTCTGGCCGGGCCAGCGGTCTGCTGTTTCAGTTCGGCATCGATATCTTCCGCGCCGCAGCGATGCTCACGGTGCTGTTTTCCGACCTGTCCATCGGCCAAATGCTGGCGGTATTCAGCTACCTGTGGTTCATGATCGGCCCGGTGGAGCAACTGCTGAACCTGCAATACGCCTATTACGCCGCCGGTGGCGCCCTGACCCGGATCAACGAGTTGTTGGCGCGGGCCGACGAGCCGCAGTACAGCGGTGGTGCGGATCCGTTCCTGGGCTGCGAAACCGTTGGCATCGAGGTTCGCGGCCTGAGCTTTGGCTACGGCGACGAACGGGTGCTGGACAACCTGAACCTGTCCATTGCGCCTGGCGAAAAGGTGGCCATTGTCGGCGCCAGTGGCGGTGGCAAGAGCACCCTGGTGCAGCTGTTGCTGGGGTTGTACACGCCACAGACCGGGGTGATCCGTTTTGGTGGCGCGACCCAGCAGGACATCGGCCTGGAAACGGTGCGCGATAACGTTGCCGTGGTGTTGCAGCATCCTGCGCTGTTCAACGACACCATTCGCGCCAACCTGACCATGGGCCGCGAGCGCAATGACAACGCCTGCTGGCAGGCGCTGGAAATCGCCCAGTTGGACAGCACCGTCAGGGCCTTGCCGCAGGGACTGGACAGCGTGGTCGGGCGTTCCGGCGTGCGCTTGTCCGGTGGCCAGCGTCAGCGCCTGGCCATTGCGCGGATGGTCCTGGCCGAGCCCAAGGTGGTGATCCTCGACGAAGCCACCTCTGCCCTGGATGCCGCTACCGAGTACAACCTGCATCAAGCCTTGACGCGTTTTCTGCGTGGGCGGACTACGCTGATCATTGCTCATCGCCTGTCGGCGGTAAAACAGGCCGACCGGGTTTTAGTGTTCGATGGCGGGCAGATTGCCGAAGATGGCGACCATCAGCAGCTTATTGCCGATGGCGGCCTTTATGCCAAGCTTTACGGGCATCTGCAGCAGGTTCGATAG